From Onychostoma macrolepis isolate SWU-2019 chromosome 19, ASM1243209v1, whole genome shotgun sequence, a single genomic window includes:
- the twist1a gene encoding twist-related protein 1a encodes MFEEEPMQEEPSSPESPVDSLGNSEEEPDRRQQKRCSRKRRQSRKSGEDADSPTPGKRSKKRSNSNSGSNSGSGSPQSLEDLQTQRVMANVRERQRTQSLNEAFASLRKIIPTLPSDKLSKIQTLKLAARYIDFLCQVLQSDELDSKMSSCSYVAHERLSYAFSVWRMEGAWSMSTSH; translated from the coding sequence ATGTTTGAAGAAGAGCCGATGCAAGAGGAGCCCAGCTCCCCGGAGTCTCCAGTGGACAGTCTGGGGAACAGCGAGGAGGAGCCAGACAGGCGACAGCAGAAGCGCTGCAGCAGGAAAAGACGCCAGAGCAGAAAGAGCGGCGAGGACGCGGATAGCCCAACGCCCGGGAAGCGGAGCAAAAAGCGCAGCAACAGCAACAGCGGCAGCAACAGCGGCAGCGGCAGCCCTCAGTCTCTGGAGGACCTGCAGACGCAGCGCGTCATGGCGAACGTGCGCGAGCGTCAGAGGACTCAGTCCCTAAACGAAGCGTTCGCGTCGCTGCGCAAAATCATCCCCACGTTACCCTCGGACAAGCTCAGCAAAATACAGACGCTCAAGCTCGCGGCTCGGTACATCGATTTCCTGTGCCAGGTCCTGCAGAGCGACGAGCTGGACTCCAAAATGTCCAGCTGCAGTTACGTGGCGCACGAGAGACTCAGCTACGCGTTTTCCGTCTGGAGAATGGAGGGCGCGTGGTCCATGTCAACATCCCACTAA
- the LOC131526291 gene encoding fer3-like protein: MDMQKSFLSPAMFDLVSDVDLMEMMPNTSVLAPMETQSADCNGLFQDLTSIHELDISTARSNDFYALSSSTASPVSASSGKPRRKRVISSVQRQAANIRERKRMFSLNEAFDRLRRKVPTFAYEKRLSRIETLRLAIVYISFMTDILENN, from the coding sequence ATGGATATGCAAAAGTCATTTCTGAGTCCTGCGATGTTTGATTTGGTCAGTGATGTGGACTTAATGGAGATGATGCCGAACACATCCGTTCTGGCCCCAATGGAGACCCAAAGCGCCGACTGCAACGGACTGTTCCAGGACTTGACATCCATCCACGAACTCGACATCTCCACAGCTCGATCAAATGACTTTTACGCGCTGTCATCGAGCACCGCGTCTCCGGTGAGCGCCAGCAGCGGGAAACCCAGACGCAAACGGGTGATCAGCAGCGTCCAGCGCCAGGCAGCGAATATCCGCGAACGCAAACGGATGTTCAGCCTCAACGAGGCGTTTGACCGGCTGCGCAGGAAGGTTCCCACCTTCGCCTACGAGAAGAGACTGTCACGGATAGAGACTCTGCGCCTGGCCATCGTCTACATCTCCTTCATGACGGACATACTCGAGAACAACTGA